A genomic region of Sulfobacillus acidophilus DSM 10332 contains the following coding sequences:
- a CDS encoding cell wall hydrolase/autolysin (PFAM: N-acetylmuramoyl-L-alanine amidase~COGs: COG0860 N-acetylmuramoyl-L-alanine amidase~InterPro IPR002508~KEGG: sth:STH3039 N-acetylmuramoyl-L-alanine amidase~PFAM: Cell wall hydrolase/autolysin, catalytic~SMART: Cell wall hydrolase/autolysin, catalytic~SPTR: N-acetylmuramoyl-L-alanine amidase), whose protein sequence is MMPERGWILLIGILLVIAYGLMAMSPRTVVTGSVPTPLIVLDPGHGGRDPGAVAPGLTEKQITLAVAEDLGPFLRQQGFRVFYTRTGDVHLGPTVPADLNERVRLANTLAAALFVSIHVNTEPSGQVWGPIVYYVPESAESRRLASAITDTLRGIGPYHAPRPINQWVLRYTHMPAVNVEIGFLSNPSDRYRLAQPAFQIALARAVAQGITRYWHTAP, encoded by the coding sequence ATGATGCCGGAACGCGGTTGGATCCTTTTAATCGGCATCCTGTTGGTGATAGCCTACGGTCTGATGGCGATGAGCCCCCGGACCGTGGTGACCGGTAGTGTGCCGACCCCGTTAATTGTCCTCGACCCCGGTCATGGCGGTCGCGATCCGGGAGCGGTGGCTCCGGGATTGACCGAAAAGCAGATTACCCTGGCCGTAGCCGAGGACTTAGGCCCTTTTCTGCGCCAACAGGGGTTTCGCGTATTTTACACCCGCACCGGAGATGTCCATTTGGGCCCCACGGTACCGGCCGACCTGAATGAGCGCGTCCGGTTGGCCAACACGTTGGCGGCCGCTCTCTTCGTCTCGATCCACGTCAACACCGAGCCTTCCGGGCAGGTCTGGGGCCCGATTGTCTATTATGTTCCGGAAAGTGCCGAATCCCGGCGGTTGGCTTCGGCCATCACCGATACGCTGCGCGGCATCGGTCCCTATCATGCGCCGCGTCCCATTAACCAATGGGTGCTACGATATACCCATATGCCCGCCGTCAATGTCGAAATCGGGTTTCTCTCCAACCCGTCCGATCGATACCGCTTGGCCCAGCCGGCCTTTCAAATCGCATTGGCGAGAGCCGTAGCGCAAGGTATTACCCGTTATTGGCACACCGCCCCCTAA
- a CDS encoding hypothetical protein (KEGG: tmr:Tmar_1379 hypothetical protein~SPTR: Putative uncharacterized protein): MLDTLIAAYYDLAAEGLGLKEFLEKAGQGAFGPVSRAVLLAFIDQMEIVVLANITEHQSDLSPYSPHDVDAIRESWQREFWEARQWVWSQTSLT; encoded by the coding sequence ATGCTCGATACCCTCATCGCCGCCTATTATGACCTCGCGGCGGAAGGCCTCGGTCTAAAAGAATTTCTCGAGAAAGCGGGCCAAGGCGCGTTTGGCCCGGTATCGCGGGCCGTATTGCTGGCCTTCATCGACCAAATGGAAATCGTTGTCTTGGCCAATATCACCGAACACCAAAGCGATTTGTCGCCGTATAGTCCCCACGACGTGGACGCGATTCGAGAATCCTGGCAGCGAGAATTTTGGGAGGCCCGTCAATGGGTGTGGTCCCAGACGTCTCTCACCTAA
- a CDS encoding penicillin-binding protein 2 (PFAM: Penicillin binding protein transpeptidase domain; Penicillin-binding Protein dimerisation domain~TIGRFAM: penicillin-binding protein 2~COGs: COG0768 Cell division protein FtsI/penicillin-binding protein 2~InterPro IPR005311:IPR001460:IPR017790~KEGG: afo:Afer_0769 penicillin-binding protein 2~PFAM: Penicillin-binding protein, transpeptidase; Penicillin-binding protein, dimerisation domain~PRIAM: Peptidoglycan glycosyltransferase~SPTR: Peptidoglycan glycosyltransferase;~TIGRFAM: Penicillin-binding protein 2) → MSPRMTARRAIFMLSFIVALFVVIGVRFWSLEVVHGTYYQSLARQDYLREIPVPSPRGNIVTADGVTIATSRPAWSLYYLNQGGPLPTAEVQKLSRLLGTPASQITQTIAKALVQLPSYEPIQIASDLTDAQMTAIEENLATLPNLIIRPIAIRSYPFNSVMGNILGYIGYINQQQYQQLKNQGFSINSLIGQAGLEEEYNTYLHGHGGGVYAEVNSQGQLVRLFGQQVPTPGDTLHLTINWRLEETAQKALAYDMYAMQHANPASSAYSPGAQVGAVVALNPNNGDILAMASLPSYNPNKMVPNTPGQSQYVQKVLNNPLNPLLVRPIYQRYSPGSIFKPIMAVAALASGTVTPTTEIFDPGYFPKLPSFHNWYSPGFGWLNIEQAIGLSDDVFFYTLGYDMGIQTMDHWMEAFLLNKPTGIDLPDETTSIVPTPQYLQKQVGVPWTWGWNLNTAIGQGLDQFTLIALARADSAIANGGTLYWPHLVSEITSPSGKVVKKFHPVVQGHVSAPAFVWQTVYKGMELSAQDPNIKDNVSGTGYGALAGFPIPLASKTGTAQVTGRPNNAFFLTYGPMPHPKILIIVYVRSGNWGANSGFVARAIYDQYFKVKDPEAQTIFDQTFGRPFAWPFGYQPPQPKGP, encoded by the coding sequence ATGTCCCCTAGGATGACCGCCCGCCGGGCCATTTTTATGTTGTCATTTATCGTGGCTCTGTTTGTCGTCATCGGCGTCCGTTTTTGGAGCTTAGAAGTCGTCCATGGCACGTACTATCAATCGCTCGCCCGCCAGGACTACTTGCGGGAAATTCCGGTGCCGTCTCCAAGAGGCAATATCGTCACGGCCGACGGAGTGACCATCGCCACGTCACGTCCGGCTTGGAGTCTTTATTATTTAAACCAAGGCGGTCCGTTGCCGACCGCGGAAGTCCAAAAACTCAGCCGGCTATTGGGAACGCCCGCCAGTCAAATTACGCAGACGATTGCTAAAGCCCTCGTCCAGTTACCCAGCTATGAGCCGATTCAAATCGCCTCCGATTTAACCGACGCCCAGATGACGGCCATTGAAGAAAATTTGGCCACCTTACCCAATTTAATTATCCGCCCGATCGCTATTCGGAGTTACCCCTTCAATTCGGTCATGGGCAACATTCTGGGCTACATCGGATATATCAACCAACAACAGTATCAACAATTAAAAAACCAAGGATTCTCCATTAATTCGTTAATCGGGCAAGCCGGTTTGGAAGAAGAATATAACACCTATTTACACGGCCACGGCGGTGGGGTCTATGCCGAAGTCAATAGTCAAGGACAATTGGTGCGGTTATTCGGGCAACAGGTCCCGACGCCTGGCGACACGCTCCATTTAACGATTAATTGGCGGCTGGAAGAGACCGCCCAAAAGGCGTTGGCGTACGACATGTATGCCATGCAACACGCCAATCCGGCATCGTCGGCCTATTCGCCCGGTGCACAAGTCGGAGCGGTCGTCGCCCTGAATCCCAATAACGGCGATATCCTCGCCATGGCGAGTTTGCCCAGCTATAACCCGAATAAAATGGTCCCCAACACCCCGGGGCAAAGCCAATATGTCCAAAAAGTGCTCAACAATCCGTTAAACCCGTTACTCGTTCGCCCGATATACCAGCGGTATTCGCCGGGTTCCATTTTCAAACCGATTATGGCGGTCGCCGCTCTCGCATCGGGTACGGTGACCCCGACAACGGAAATCTTTGACCCGGGTTATTTCCCGAAACTCCCCTCGTTCCATAACTGGTATTCGCCCGGTTTTGGATGGCTCAACATCGAACAAGCCATCGGACTGTCGGACGACGTCTTTTTCTATACGTTGGGCTATGATATGGGCATCCAAACGATGGATCACTGGATGGAGGCTTTTCTCCTGAATAAGCCGACCGGTATCGACTTGCCGGACGAAACCACCAGCATTGTCCCCACCCCCCAATATTTACAAAAACAAGTCGGTGTCCCGTGGACCTGGGGATGGAATCTCAATACCGCCATCGGACAAGGATTGGACCAATTTACCCTCATTGCGCTGGCCCGCGCCGATTCGGCGATTGCCAACGGCGGCACGCTCTATTGGCCCCATTTGGTATCCGAAATCACCAGTCCCTCCGGCAAGGTGGTTAAAAAATTTCACCCGGTTGTACAAGGTCACGTGTCGGCTCCCGCGTTCGTGTGGCAAACGGTCTATAAGGGAATGGAACTCTCCGCACAAGACCCGAATATCAAAGATAACGTGTCGGGGACGGGTTATGGGGCGCTGGCGGGCTTTCCGATTCCGTTAGCGTCCAAGACCGGAACCGCCCAGGTGACCGGTCGACCCAACAATGCGTTCTTCCTGACCTACGGTCCGATGCCCCATCCTAAGATTTTAATTATCGTTTATGTGCGCTCCGGTAACTGGGGGGCCAATTCCGGTTTTGTTGCGCGGGCCATCTACGACCAATATTTTAAAGTCAAAGATCCGGAAGCCCAGACGATATTCGACCAAACCTTCGGGCGCCCTTTTGCGTGGCCGTTTGGCTATCAGCCCCCACAACCGAAAGGGCCGTAA